From the Helianthus annuus cultivar XRQ/B chromosome 17, HanXRQr2.0-SUNRISE, whole genome shotgun sequence genome, the window gatcgtaCGACTGGAATGATCgcgtacgttttgtacgataagagCCATTATACGTTAAtctgcctatatatatatataatcctAGATAATGAACTAATTCCATTCCATCTTTTactttgataacactttttaaaaTAACAAGATATTAAATTGAAATAAAATATACTAATCCTTTTGTATTCAAAAACAAAATTCTTACTTTGTAAACGCATCATTTAAAATGAGTAATGTTATacttttttctttaattttgtatGTATAGTTCATATTAGGGTTATATGTATTCATATCAAaattaatatttattttgtgtaatgcaagaaataatatgaaatataaaaaaaaaatcaaaatttataaTTGTTATGTCTTTCAAACGCAACCGACCTCAACAATAagatatttattttaaaaaaaactcATTCAAGTTTGTATAAACTGAAACACGTATTTTTTTCCAAAGAACTCGATTAACTCCATAATTATCTTAAAGCCTTTCATTTTCTAATTTCCTATCATTAAATCCATGTAACACATGGGTCTATAACCTAGTGGTTTAATATATaaaggtttttattttttatttttttatttctggCTTCCAACGGTAACATGACCGTTCAACGGTCAAATCATCACAACAACGTTCAATTCGTACGCAGCATAGGGTACCCGGGTTAGCCAACCCGCTAGCCTACCCGCAAGGATGACGACGGTGTCACTGTGTGTGTAGCGGAACTGTGTAATATATGTggtttttgtatagaaatttttaggtatatacgttttcgaccccctggttctatagaaatttttggtatatacgttttcaacaacactcgtcggaaatctcaagctttacCACTGCATCTATTTGAGAAGAAGGCACAGATCTTCATGCATGAGTTACAAGAATGTGCTGCTCTTGATGGAAGAAATGCAAAGCATGTAAGGCATAATTTCTATACAATCTCCATGCACACATGTAGGAGGGAGTGATTACTTTGGCGTACATTATTTATGGTTCGGGTAAATAGGTAAACAGTTTTGACAATCAGGTCGGTATCATCTAACCCATAACTGTAAAATATTTGTGTCCACTACCATACCCGTTGGGTATCGTGTATACTCATCCGAGCTGCTTCGGGTATACCCCTCGGGCTCAGACATTTTTATCCCTGCTCAAAGGTCAAAACAGTCACCTAGTCAAGGCTTGCGTTAACTAACACCAAAATGCCATTGACCAACACCCATACCTGCAACCAAACGTTGATTCCATGATGCCAATGCGGGCTCGACTTTGACCTACGCCTTCTTCGCATACCGGTTCTTCTCGTTTTGCTCCATCCTTGGTATAAAAAGCGAGCTTTAAGCGCACTTAAAGCGTGAAGCGATGAAGCGTTTGGAATAGTGCTTATTTGGTCTGAAGTGATAATTTACTTGAAGCGTTTTGAAGCACCGCTTTAAGCCCGAAACGCCATGTGTTTGAAGTGACGCTCCAACCCAATCAGGTCAGATTTGGGTTTTTATTTGGGCCCAATAATCTCCAATAAGGTTTAATTGAGGTCCAACAACTTAAAAAAAGAACGTTATCTTTGTTTAGCGTTACGTGTGTTTCGactttaatttatattttaactatgttttttatgtgttaagtgtgttattaatcatttttttgtgtttattATTGATTAACATGTAGAATATATCATATTAATGTGTACaaatgttttttatattttttttttattttaagccATTCGTGTACTTGAAGCTCTCGCTTCAACGGGGTGCTCACGCTTTTTTAAACTAAGGCTCCATTTTCGTTTTAACCTCTCCATAGATAGAAATACAATAAAAAACCGTCCATGTTATTGAGGATGCTTTTACCATTATCATTTTGAAGCCTATATCCTAAATAAATACAACTTGTATTTCAAAATTCATATGAAAAGAAAAGACACCATCTAACCTACTCCATTTTTATTTTCGTGTATGGGACCAATGTACATGTACATATGTGGATGAGATACCACACATTCCCAGAAGCCTCCATTTGGAATCATATTGGCCATACTTTTCTTTAAATTCATTTCGTTTATATCCATCCATcttcaaataaatatataaacataaCAATGAAATTATTTCTCTACCTATAAACCAACCACAAAAGTTATTGCATCAATCATTATTTATTTCCCACTTTTCCAATTATTTCAACATCATGAAGATAACTTTCTCAATCATATTCATCACCGCACTCTCACTACTCTCCGCCACTTCAGCCACAATCTATGACTCCTCTGGCAACAAACTTTTGAGGGGCACTTCTTATTATATTGTGCCCCTCCTACGTGGCTCTGGAGGTGGACTGACCGTCTCCTCCCAGAGCCACAAAAATGCATGTCCACTTGACATCACTCAAGAGCCATTCGAAGTGAACAATGGGGTTCCTTTCACCTTCAGCCCCATTCTTCTCGACGCACAAGTCATCCGTGAGGCGTATCCGGTTGCCATCGAGGCCGATGTCATCAACCCTTGCACCGGATCCACGATATGGACGGTAACGACCGAGAAAAACCATGACCACGGGTTTGTGACGGGTAAAAAAGATGACGACAAGAAGAAGAAAGATGACGACGACAAGAagaagaaagatgacgacaagaagaagaaagatgatgatgatgatgacgacgacgATGAGGATGATAAAGATAGGCCTCCGGTTCAAATTGTGACGACAGGCGGCAAGTTTAACAAGCCGGAAAGTTGTTTTCAGATTGTTGAAAATAATATGATGCCCGGATTGCAAAGTTATCAGATTCAGAATTGCCCGTTTAAATGCGGGTCGAGTAGTACCGGTCTTGTTTGTTATAACATCGGAGTCATTGCTGACTCCGATGGTAATCGGTATCTTGGTCGGACCGATGCGGTCTTTCCTGTAGTGTTTACAAATTCTTATGGCACAGTTAGGCCGTCGGCTAAAACGAGCTCGTTTAGCGAAATATCGACTAAAGTGAGCACGTTTAGCCGATCTGGTAAATGATGCGATGAATAAATAAGGTTGTGCAAAACGTATCTCTTTCTATGTAATTGTTAAATCCGTCACAATATCAATTGTAAGGTGTTTTAAAATGTCATTCTCCAAGAGTAGATCAATAGTCTTGAGTTTTTATTCATGTTTCACTGAGTCAGCACTGGTTATTAGAACACGCTTGACCCATTTGACCTGGTTATATGTTAACTTCTACATATATTTCATATGTTCAACTATTACAAATTAGCTAACAATTCAGGTTAGTCAACATTTCAAAAACAAAATCCCACTTTcaagatcaaatccaatcacttaTTCAAGATCTAAGGAGGTGTTTAGCAgtttctgaatggttaagtgttgtaCCAGAGGtttgaatcattaagtgctgaaccagtaagaggtctgaaccattaagagccggtataatgcttaactgttcagaggcaaatgtctgacaaaTTCAGATTAGAGATCTTAGCCATTCAGagtcagtataatgtttaaccattcagagacaaatgtctgaaccattcaaatatctactcacgaaacaaacagtctgaactattaagtgataaaccagtaagaggtctgaactattaagatcCCGATTAAAGAGTAAACAAACAGCCCTAACTTCTTCAACACCCTATCACGCAACAGTGACATGAGATTTGGGTCTCGGATGAAGCAGAAGAAATAATATCTCTACTCTAAAGTTGGTTAAAAAAGGGATTTGGGTCTCGGATGAAGGAGAAGAAATAAGATTAGAGTAAAATTTCATTTTAGTCCCTAAAGTTTgactaaattgtcattttagtttaaataatttttttcttCTCTGATTTCTTGAGTTTTCCAATTTTTGTCAAGGACTAGagaagaaaaaaactatttggactaaaatggtaatttgAGACAAATCTCAGAGATTAAAATGACAAGAGTAAactaccattttggtccctgtggtttgggcacttttttccattttagtccaaatctcaaactttttaagtctgggtccctgtggtttcacttttattgtcattttagtccaaaatccaaaaaccccctattttgactgttgaaagcTTATTGTTTTGTCCTTTTcttcaggggcattttggtcattatacttttattataactaattattaattattaattaataataaatatatataactaaaCAAATTATATATAAACAACTAAACCTGTCTCTCTCATAcacatcctctctctctctctctctctctctctctctctctctctctctctgcaacTACTATCACGCAACAACAACTTCATCTCTGAATGTTCAATCGTAAAGATCCTAGACCTACAATCCTTCAATTTTCGATAACAAACAGATCTGCAACTTGGGGTTTTATCAGCAATCAAGGTTTTATCGGCAATGAAGGTTTATTTGGCTGAGAAAACAGGGATTTAAAGGGTTTCGATGTGAAAATAAGGGTTCGTTAGATGACGACAACTACCTGTGCGTTTTTAGGTGGATTGATGCGTTTTCTGATACTAGATCTGAGGATATAGGCGGCGTACTAGGGCTTCAATGCCGGCTGAGGGTAGAGGCTGTGGTATTGAGAGTgtacggtggtggtgggtgtacGGTGGTGGAGAGTGTACGGTGGTGGAGGGTGTACGGTGGTGGAAgggagacggtggtggtgggtgtatCGTGGTGGAGgggagacggtggtggtgggtgattcCGGTACAAGCGAAACCCTTCGTTTTTCTCTCTAACTGTTCACCGGCGAAACGAAACcctttgtttctctctctaactgtTCACCGGTGACATCGCCGGAGAAGATGAACCGGCGCTGCTCCATTGTCGGGTGTACACCGGACTCTCCGTCCGGTTCCGATCCATTTGGGTCTTTTGTTTAGAGGCGTGATTAACGGAGATGATACTATGTTAGATGATGGATGTTAAGGCTGGTGAGTTTAGAGAGAGATAGGAGAGAGAGACTGAGTTTCAGATTTGGGGGTTGAAGATGATGTAAATGGGGAAACGAGAATTAATAAGGGTATTTAATTTAGTTTTATAATTaacaaaatgttaaatgaaaagcactttgacaaaaatacccctgcacaaaaagacaaaataggcatGTTGAAACAGTTAGAAATGagagtttttgaattttggaccaaaatggcaatataagtgtaaccacagggacccagatttaaaaagtttgagatttggactaaaatggcaaaagtgtccaaaccacagggaccaaaatggcaatttactcaaatgacaatttactcaatTATATATATACTTAAAAGGCTATGTCGGTGGGCCAATCCGACATAGCTAAGTGTCGTCTTGTGGTTGGCCACAAGAATTTTATGCATACGTATTT encodes:
- the LOC110923710 gene encoding kunitz trypsin inhibitor 4, with the protein product MKITFSIIFITALSLLSATSATIYDSSGNKLLRGTSYYIVPLLRGSGGGLTVSSQSHKNACPLDITQEPFEVNNGVPFTFSPILLDAQVIREAYPVAIEADVINPCTGSTIWTVTTEKNHDHGWIDAFSDTRSEDIGGVLGLQCRLRVEAVVLRVYGGGGCTVVESVRWWRVYGGGRETVVVGVSWWRGDGGGG